AGTCCCAGTGGGGCACGAGGCAAGTCATACGGTGCGAATTGCCCGCGAAGCGAGATGAACGGCGTCGGAGGCCATTCCAGCGGGGAAAGGTCGAGCGAACCTATCTCCCGAGATGCGTATCCAGAAAAGCGTCGATACGCTCGACGTACAGATCTCCCGTCGCAATAAATCCGTTGTTATGCCCGCCCTTCATCTCGAAGAACTCCTTGTTGCCGCGTGCCGCACGAAACAACTCTTCGCCATGCGAAAACGGTACGATCTCATCGGTCGGACTGTGGACTACCATCAGCGCGCCAGTCTGCATCGAGTGAACCCGCGACAGGCTGTCGAACTTGTCATTGAGCAACAACTGAACCGGCACAAACGGGTAGTGGTGGAAGATGAGATCGTGAACCGACGTGAACGCGGACTCCAGTATCACCGCGCGGGAATTGTGCCGGGCCGTCAGCCACGTAGCGACGCCGCCGCCGAGGGATCTCCCGAAAACAACAATCTTCATCGGATCAATACCGCGCGTTCCGGTGAGATACCGCCACGCACTTTCACTGTCTTCGTAGAGTCCGTTCTCGGTCGAAATGCCGCTGCTCTGGCCGTACCCACGGTAATCGAAAATGAAGACGCTGAGCCCCAGGCTGTTGAAAATCTTCAGTGACTCGATCCGGTCGGACATGTTGCCGGCGTTACCGTGGAGGAAGAGCATGACGCCGCGCTCGCGCTGGGCCGGGAGCCACCAGCCAAAGAGAGTCTCACCATCGGATGTGTTGAATGACACGGGCTCGAAGACG
This genomic stretch from Rhodothermales bacterium harbors:
- a CDS encoding alpha/beta hydrolase translates to MYHPKEHLETTPGHHGLVFEPVSFNTSDGETLFGWWLPAQRERGVMLFLHGNAGNMSDRIESLKIFNSLGLSVFIFDYRGYGQSSGISTENGLYEDSESAWRYLTGTRGIDPMKIVVFGRSLGGGVATWLTARHNSRAVILESAFTSVHDLIFHHYPFVPVQLLLNDKFDSLSRVHSMQTGALMVVHSPTDEIVPFSHGEELFRAARGNKEFFEMKGGHNNGFIATGDLYVERIDAFLDTHLGR